In the Anastrepha obliqua isolate idAnaObli1 chromosome 1, idAnaObli1_1.0, whole genome shotgun sequence genome, one interval contains:
- the LOC129239349 gene encoding serine/threonine-protein kinase stk11 isoform X2 gives MTVSCTLAMEIQAKQQSTTDCSIINNNNNEKNKLEQSLAAATTHSVTVNTHNTVLMPPLGTKPLANNQELQPINDANKIKMNAETNDGEVSVLLANKNFHYDVVSNAEEQPTYDIDDGGGAQFVGGGGGEAKQLLSDQPQPQVTWLDSEQIDALDLTTLDIGNMFFNRVDSAEIIYQKKKKEIKMVGKYVMGDILGEGSYGKVKEVLDSENLCRRAVKILTKRKLRRIPNGEQNVQREILLLRNLQHKNVVALLDVLCNEEKQKMYMIMEYCVGGLQELVDSAPEKKLPLFQAHRYFCQLISGLEYLHGCRIIHKDIKPGNLLLSLEQILKISDFGVAEQLDLFAEDDTCTTGQGSPAFQPPEIANGHESFSGTKVDIWSCGVTLYNICTGQYPFEGDNIYRLFENIGRGQWEAPDWLYKVDVQLAGLIVGMLQADPAKRYSIQQIRCDPWFISAPEEKGPPIPIPPLKHDVYRRSTVLPYLDAYHYETERDLEEVYFTEHDLNRE, from the exons ATGACCGTGTCTTGTACACTTGCAATGGAAATACAAGCCAAACAACAATCCACAACTGATTGTAGCATtatcaataataacaacaacgagaaaaataaattagagcAGTCCCTAGCGGCAGCAACCACCCACTCAGTGACTGTCAATACCCATAATACCGTATTAATGCCACCGTTAGGCACTAAGCCGTTGGCCAACAACCAAGAACTTCAACCTATTAACGacgctaataaaataaaaatgaatgcgGAGACTAATGATGGCGAAGTGTCAGTTTTACTGGCTAATAAGAACTTCCATTATGACGTCGTCTCCAATGCGGAAGAGCAGCCGACATACGACATTGACGATGGCGGTGGTGCCCAATTTGTTGGTGGTGGCGGCGGCGAAGCTAAGCAACTATTAAGTGACCAACCACAACCACAGGTTACATGGCTAGATAGTGAACAAATTGATGCGCTCGACTTGACCACATTGGACATTGGCAATATGTTCTTCAATCGAGTGGATAGTGCGGAGATAATctatcaaaagaaaaagaaagaaattaaaatggtgGGAAAATATGTGATGGGTGATATACTGGGCGAAGGCTCCTATGGCAAAGTCAAAGAGGTGCTAGATTCTGAAAATCTGTGCCGACGTGCAGTGAAAATCTTAACGAAGCGAAAACTGAGACGCATTCCTAATGGGGAACAAAATGTGCAGCGTGAAATCCTATTGCTGCGAAATCTACAGCACAAAAATGTGGTAGCGCTTTTAGATGTTTTGTGCAATGAGGAAAAACAAAAGATGTACATGATCATGGAATATTGCGTGGGCGGATTGCAG GAACTAGTTGATAGTGCACCGGAAAAGAAACTACCGCTCTTTCAGGCACATCGCTACTTTTGCCAGTTAATCAGTGGTCTGGAGTATCTACATGGTTGTCGTATCATACATAAAGATATAAAACCCGGAAATTTACTCCTCTCGCTtgagcaaatattaaaaatttccgaCTTTGGCGTGGCGGAACAGTTGGATTTATTTGCGGAAGACGACACATGCACCACCGGCCAGGGATCACCTGCATTTCAGCCGCCTGAAATAGCCAATGGACATGAGTCATTCTCCGGCACCAAGGTAGACATTTGGAGCTGTGGCGTAACGCT CTATAACATATGCACAGGTCAATATCCATTCGAAGGTGATAACATTTATAGgctatttgaaaatattgggCGCGGACAATGGGAAGCGCCAGATTGGTTATACAAAGTAGATGTGCAATTAGCTGGACTCATAGTGGGTATGCTCCAAGCTGATCCAGCCAAACGATACTCTATACAACAAATACGCTGTGATCC TTGGTTCATATCGGCACCAGAGGAGAAGGGGCCACCAATACCCATTCCGCCACTGAAGCATGATGTTTATCGCCGCTCCACGGTACTGCCTTATTTAGATGCTTACCACTACGAAACTGAACGTGATTTAGAAGAGGTCTACTTTACCGAACACGATCTGAATCGTGA GTGA
- the LOC129239349 gene encoding serine/threonine-protein kinase stk11 isoform X1, which yields MTVSCTLAMEIQAKQQSTTDCSIINNNNNEKNKLEQSLAAATTHSVTVNTHNTVLMPPLGTKPLANNQELQPINDANKIKMNAETNDGEVSVLLANKNFHYDVVSNAEEQPTYDIDDGGGAQFVGGGGGEAKQLLSDQPQPQVTWLDSEQIDALDLTTLDIGNMFFNRVDSAEIIYQKKKKEIKMVGKYVMGDILGEGSYGKVKEVLDSENLCRRAVKILTKRKLRRIPNGEQNVQREILLLRNLQHKNVVALLDVLCNEEKQKMYMIMEYCVGGLQELVDSAPEKKLPLFQAHRYFCQLISGLEYLHGCRIIHKDIKPGNLLLSLEQILKISDFGVAEQLDLFAEDDTCTTGQGSPAFQPPEIANGHESFSGTKVDIWSCGVTLYNICTGQYPFEGDNIYRLFENIGRGQWEAPDWLYKVDVQLAGLIVGMLQADPAKRYSIQQIRCDPWFISAPEEKGPPIPIPPLKHDVYRRSTVLPYLDAYHYETERDLEEVYFTEHDLNRELARQAAAAAAEIKAQQQQKQLAAANSSGPSTSTHASTSNSINKEKKSSSLKRRAKKLTSCISVKKLSNCRPS from the exons ATGACCGTGTCTTGTACACTTGCAATGGAAATACAAGCCAAACAACAATCCACAACTGATTGTAGCATtatcaataataacaacaacgagaaaaataaattagagcAGTCCCTAGCGGCAGCAACCACCCACTCAGTGACTGTCAATACCCATAATACCGTATTAATGCCACCGTTAGGCACTAAGCCGTTGGCCAACAACCAAGAACTTCAACCTATTAACGacgctaataaaataaaaatgaatgcgGAGACTAATGATGGCGAAGTGTCAGTTTTACTGGCTAATAAGAACTTCCATTATGACGTCGTCTCCAATGCGGAAGAGCAGCCGACATACGACATTGACGATGGCGGTGGTGCCCAATTTGTTGGTGGTGGCGGCGGCGAAGCTAAGCAACTATTAAGTGACCAACCACAACCACAGGTTACATGGCTAGATAGTGAACAAATTGATGCGCTCGACTTGACCACATTGGACATTGGCAATATGTTCTTCAATCGAGTGGATAGTGCGGAGATAATctatcaaaagaaaaagaaagaaattaaaatggtgGGAAAATATGTGATGGGTGATATACTGGGCGAAGGCTCCTATGGCAAAGTCAAAGAGGTGCTAGATTCTGAAAATCTGTGCCGACGTGCAGTGAAAATCTTAACGAAGCGAAAACTGAGACGCATTCCTAATGGGGAACAAAATGTGCAGCGTGAAATCCTATTGCTGCGAAATCTACAGCACAAAAATGTGGTAGCGCTTTTAGATGTTTTGTGCAATGAGGAAAAACAAAAGATGTACATGATCATGGAATATTGCGTGGGCGGATTGCAG GAACTAGTTGATAGTGCACCGGAAAAGAAACTACCGCTCTTTCAGGCACATCGCTACTTTTGCCAGTTAATCAGTGGTCTGGAGTATCTACATGGTTGTCGTATCATACATAAAGATATAAAACCCGGAAATTTACTCCTCTCGCTtgagcaaatattaaaaatttccgaCTTTGGCGTGGCGGAACAGTTGGATTTATTTGCGGAAGACGACACATGCACCACCGGCCAGGGATCACCTGCATTTCAGCCGCCTGAAATAGCCAATGGACATGAGTCATTCTCCGGCACCAAGGTAGACATTTGGAGCTGTGGCGTAACGCT CTATAACATATGCACAGGTCAATATCCATTCGAAGGTGATAACATTTATAGgctatttgaaaatattgggCGCGGACAATGGGAAGCGCCAGATTGGTTATACAAAGTAGATGTGCAATTAGCTGGACTCATAGTGGGTATGCTCCAAGCTGATCCAGCCAAACGATACTCTATACAACAAATACGCTGTGATCC TTGGTTCATATCGGCACCAGAGGAGAAGGGGCCACCAATACCCATTCCGCCACTGAAGCATGATGTTTATCGCCGCTCCACGGTACTGCCTTATTTAGATGCTTACCACTACGAAACTGAACGTGATTTAGAAGAGGTCTACTTTACCGAACACGATCTGAATC GTGAACTTGCTCGTCAAGCAGCCGCCGCAGCCGCTGAAATCAAAgcacaacagcagcaaaaacaattgGCGGCTGCAAATTCATCGGGTCCTTCGACAAGCACCCACGCCTCAACATCTAACAGCATTAATAAGGAGAAGAAATCTTCGTCACTAAAGAGGCGCGCCAAAAAGCTAACATCTTGTATATCTGTAAAGAAGCTATCAAATTGTCGACCCTCGTAA
- the LOC129239368 gene encoding integrator complex subunit 5 translates to MLKQHVLVELKQFVQAVTSHRGSPKKLTNSSLLRSSFHLLEDLPAAREIIFEYFSLVAEVAVQNYVANANVDYATGLPMRQGKQGGGGGGGGGPSSSNNVPTQPTVIEDSSWSAVQEALENLVIKGPPAWGPVIASWSLDLVGKLSDKYTKRKMSIVAACNYWLNCGAMRGLLTLISLSFRKLTNAEKETCVETLLAAFQRYSLSFDWVVARLGGCFPLSIISQILQCSLKRFAEDYRCRFDSELGILDYLSFAHEQELKQALTDLLKDGFNPKKSLDACIIPFLLVMATFADALLQNLVVVFLEMYNDDLRLTIIQKTPLWMSNKLFAEMQPSLNSLALRLKSNGSQLLIAVSQMAEQYAWCQDFLEYTLQDLEQVVLNATVCPLMNDLATEDSKYLLWKSCLSANIFQQQTAVRLLLIVSTQHSHIYYQTISELLRKSYVANPNGLGAVIRIIGGQSGVVEFPCIKPGLQMVLEEVLLQEQFKHTRLVNDDQSEALNTFKNLNMLTKMQKKNSFQYMKQSLLPNVLNDCLPKILQILEVTVTKVILRMNKLTEAAGVAKRAEAQNNSNNELSRERKKVKVGAMDLETEAMDVESAEDDTKIIIGVPLFDSDDSEDEEKDANRRILAHTIIDLLNTIEAGLKGTVMRTTEVLKLSVLSVKYFFLALTEKSAVSRSAAVNRAYLLLARQCSARKAARSACIRELVEGALFYYGYLFGQFEEPEVNQLEIPEHEMVLLQNQRHSLGPNANRTVLHAGVIGRGLRPDVTAKEQTGCPAETQTLLLKALDACCTVAEKQNSVEGYSMISLLLVEMVSTDVMYNGLPFPDEEFTKVTMERDLMIRRAFSTSPVLWALLGFIAAHRPALCFSSVLLRAMCATCLHQWRAKNVNKFQPFDPADELMRCTQKLLQLLAMGQLLPPPLSNLHVIIKHFEPPEIALLLKECIWNYLKDHVPSPALFHVDNNELHWRNPHLSKIPPQYVDTLRNLMQKKLTKLGQHYYQMFIMPELNDANAAQVGLAESTANKGELELVK, encoded by the exons ATGTTAAAGCAGCATGTTCTGGTGGAATTAAAGCAGTTCGTTCAGGCAGTAACAAGTCATCGTGGCAGCCCCAAGAAACTTACAAACAGTTCACTGCTACGCAGCAGTTTTCATCTGCTCGAGGATCTACCGGCTGCGCGCGAAATCATCTTCGAGTACTTTTCATTAGTAGCTGAAGTGGCTGTACAGAATTACGTAGCGAATGCAAATGTAGATTACGCTACTGGGCTGCCTATGAGACAGGGGAAAcaaggtggtggtggtggtggtggtggtggtccgAGTTCAAGCAACAATGTTCCCACACAACCAACTGTCATAGAGGATAGTAGTTGGTCAGCGGTACAAGAAGCTTTGGAAAACTTAGTTATTAAAGGTCCACCGGCTTGGGGTCCGGTAATTGCGTCATGGAGTCTCGACTTGGTGGGGAAATTATCGGACAAGTATACCAAACGGAAAATGTCTATTGTAGCGGCCTGCAATTATTGGCTGAACTGCGGTGCAATGCGCGGGCTACTTACATTGATTAGCCTAAGTTTTCGCAAACTTACCAATGCTGAGAAGGAAACATGTGTGGAGACTCTGCTAG CTGCTTTTCAGCGTTATTCGCTGAGCTTTGACTGGGTTGTAGCGCGCCTTGGTGGCTGCTTTCCTCTTAGTATTATTTCACAGATATTGCAATGCAGTCTCAAACGTTTTGCTGAAGATTACCGCTGCCGCTTTGACTCTGAGCTGGGCATTCTAGATTACTTGTCCTTTGCACATGAGCAAGAGCTGAAGCAAGCTTTGACTGATCTACTAAAGGATGGGTTTAACCCGAAAAAAAGTTTGGATGCGTGTATAATACCATTTTTATTGGTGATGGCTACTTTTGCAGATGCATTGCTGCAGAATTTGGTTGTTGTCTTCCTCGAAATGT ATAATGACGATCTACGCCTTACTATCATACAAAAAACGCCGCTTTGGATGAGTAACAAATTATTTGCAGAAATGCAACCTTCGCTCAACAGTTTGGCGTTGCGTTTGAAGTCGAATGGCTCACAGTTGCTTATCGCAGTGTCGCAAATGGCCGAGCAATATGCTTGGTGCCAAGATTTTCTGGAATATACGCTGCAGGATTTGGAGCAAGTGGTGTTAAATGCTACGGTTTGTCCGCTAATGAATGATCTAGCGACCGAAGActcgaaatatttactttggAAAAGTTGTTTAAGCGCTAACATTTTTCAGCAGCAAACTGCTGTGCGTTTGCTGTTAATTGTTT CCACACAACATTCGCACATTTATTATCAGACAATATCAGAGCTGCTGCGTAAATCGTATGTGGCCAATCCCAATGGTTTAGGTGCGGTCATCCGTATAATTGGTGGACAAAGTGGTGTAGTCGAATTTCCATGCATTAAGCCGGGCTTACAAATGGTGCTGGAAGAGGTTTTGCTGCAGGAACAATTCAAGCACACACGGCTGGTAAATGACGATCAATCGGAGGCGCTAAACACCTTTAAAAACCTCAATATGCTAACTAA AATGCAAAAAAAGAACTCCTTCCAATATATGAAGCAAAGCTTATTGCCCAATGTGCTCAACGATTGTctaccaaaaattttacaaatacttGAAGTTACAGTGACCAAAGTGATTCTGCGTATGAATAAATTAACAGAAGCAGCTGGTGTGGCAAAACGTGCGGAGGCAcaaaataacagcaacaacgagcTGAGTAGAGAAAGAAAAAAGGTAAAAGTCGGTGCAATGGATTTAGAAACGGAAGCAATGGATGTGGAAAGTGCTGAGGATGATACAAAAATCATAATAGGCGTACCACTTTTCGACTCGGATGACAGTGAAGACGAAGAAAAAGATGCAAACCGACGCATCTTAGCGCATACCATCATCGATTTACTCAATACAATAGAAGCTGGCTTAAAAGGCACCGTTATGCGCACAACAGAG gtGTTAAAACTATCAGTATTAAGCgtaaaatatttcttcttaGCGCTAACTGAGAAAA GCGCAGTAAGCCGTTCGGCAGCTGTAAATCGCGCTTACTTGCTGCTCGCCCGCCAGTGCTCTGCGCGTAAGGCTGCGCGCAGCGCTTGCATACGAGAGCTGGTAGAGGGTGCACTCTTCTATTATGGCTACCTATTCGGTCAATTTGAAGAGCCCGAAGTGAATCAACTCGAAATACCCGAGCACGAAATGGTTTTGCTGCAAAATCAGCGCCACAGTTTAGGTCCAAATGCCAATCGTACTGTACTGCATGCCGGTGTAATTGGGCGCGGTTTGCGACCTGATGTCACCGCAAAGGAACAAACTGGTTGTCCGGCTGAAACACAAACGCTGCTACTCAAGGCGCTCGATGCTTGTTGCACCGTGGCGGAGAAACAAAATTCCGTTGAAGGCTATTCAATGATTTCGCTGTTGCTCGTTGAAATGGTTTCCACCGATGTCATGTACAATGGGCTGCCATTTCCGGATGAAGAGTTCACCAAAGTGACGATGGAGCGTGACTTAATGATACGACGTGCCTTTAGCACATCACCTGTGCTCTGGGCGCTGCTGGGCTTCATAGCGGCGCATCGGCCGGCTCTATGCTTCTCATCGGTGCTTTTGCGTGCGATGTGTGCCACTTGCCTGCATCAATGGCGCGCCAAGAATG taaataaatttcaaccTTTCGATCCTGCCGATGAGCTAATGCGTTGCACCCAGAAGCTGTTGCAATTGTTGGCAATGGGACAGTTGCTGCCGCCGCCGCTTTCTAATCTGCATGTAATCATTAAACACTTTGAGCCACCAGAG ATTGCTTTGTTGCTGAAGGAGTGTATATGGAATTACCTTAAGGATCACGTGCCATCACCGGCGCTATTTCATGTCGACAACAACGAGTTGCATTGGCGCAATCCGCACTTGTCGAAAATTCCACCCCAATACGTGGACACATTGCGTAATTTAATGCAGAAGAAACTGACAAAATTAGGCCAGCATTATTACCAGATGTTTATTATGCCCGAGTTGAATGACGCGAACGCTGCTCAAGTGGGCTTAGCCGAATCCACAGCAAATAAGGGAGAGTTGGAGCTTGTTAAGTAG
- the LOC129239375 gene encoding ATP-dependent (S)-NAD(P)H-hydrate dehydratase, with amino-acid sequence MNLIKPFVNVSKFDYLFTLSQRKINSNWHGARYLQRSAYGNKMSKFIEIPVQADKLLRLTRSTVVPKLNATNSSGDQRHKGQAGRIGVIGGSLEYTGAPYFSAISAMRVGADLAHVFCQRDAAVVIKSYSPELIVHPLLDADDAVEQIIPWLDRLHVLIIGPGLGRDLHIQKTVIRLIQFCKELSKPLVIDADGLFILNENMELLSGLRNVILTPNKIEFRRLFTEDVDVARQRMAQLGGGVIVLEKGQQDRIYIPSTFEMYTLPAGGSGRRCGGQGDLLCGSIATFFHWALESNQSNAAYLATFAACYLVKQCNAAGYQKWGRSMVASDMLNEIHTVFRDTFEEQ; translated from the coding sequence ATGAACTTGATAAAGCCGTTTGTTAACGTTAGCAAGTtcgattatttatttacactttCACAGCGCAAGATTAACAGTAATTGGCACGGTGCCAGATATCTCCAGAGAAGTGCCTACGGTAACAAAATGTCCAAATTCATAGAAATACCTGTACAGGCAGACAAGTTATTGAGGCTTACGCGTTCCACGGTGGTGCCAAAATTGAATGCCACAAACAGCAGCGGCGATCAGCGACACAAAGGTCAAGCTGGACGAATTGGTGTTATAGGCGGATCGCTGGAGTATACGGGTGCTCCATATTTTTCAGCCATAAGTGCTATGCGTGTAGGCGCCGACTTAGCACATGTTTTTTGTCAACGTGATGCCGCCGTTGTCATCAAATCCTATAGTCCGGAATTAATAGTACATCCTTTGCTGGATGCAGATGATGCAGTAGAGCAAATCATACCGTGGCTAGACCGATTGCATGTACTTATCATTGGACCGGGACTTGGACGAGATCTACACATACAGAAGACTGTTATACGCCTTATCCAGTTTTGCAAAGAACTTAGCAAACCATTGGTCATAGATGCTGATGGATTATTCATTCTCAATGAAAATATGGAGTTACTTAGCGGATTACGTAATGTCATTTTAACgccaaacaaaattgaatttcgTCGTCTGTTCACTGAAGATGTCGATGTCGCGAGGCAGCGTATGGCGCAGCTAGGAGGTGGTGTGATTGTACTCGAAAAAGGACAGCAAGATAGGATATATATACCAAGCACCTTTGAAATGTATACATTGCCGGCTGGTGGCTCTGGACGCCGATGTGGTGGGCAAGGTGATTTGCTATGCGGCTCCATTGCTACATTCTTCCATTGGGCATTAGAATCGAATCAGTCGAATGCCGCTTATTTGGCTACATTTGCGGCTTGCTATCTGGTAAAGCAATGCAATGCTGCTGGTTATCAGAAATGGGGTCGCAGTATGGTTGCCAGCGATATGCTTAATGAAATTCACACCGTGTTTCGAGATACATTCGAAGAACAATAA
- the LOC129239384 gene encoding N-alpha-acetyltransferase 40 yields MTNTNSTTNQQRNIENAARAKNPLEAVPDAFQYAAKNGAEYKLYCRAKADMDSKTLKWAFKLAERNVGPFYKALKMGWQPKVKQNDLNKKWARYLVATDKSGQPVAYTMFRFDMDYGHSVLYCYEMQIESGSQRQGLGKFMMNVLEQCAQHWHMDKVVLTVLKNNTNATAFFKAIGYSLDETSPDVLEKAEYEILSKIL; encoded by the exons ATGACAAATACAAATTCAACAACTAATCaacaaagaaatattgaaaatgcagCCAGAGCTAAGAACCCGTTGGAGGCCGTACCGGATGCCTTCCAGTACGCGGCAAAGAATGGCGCAGAATACAAACTATATTGTCGTGCAAAGGCGGACATGGATTCTAAAACATTAAAATGGGCTTTTAAGTTAGCAGAACGTAATGTGGGTCCATTTTATAAAGCGTTAAAAATGGGGTGGCAGCCGAAGGTGAAGCAAAATGACTTGAACAAAAAATGGGCACGGTATTTGGTAGCAACTGATAAGAGTGGACAACCGGTGGCATATACTATGTTCCGTTTCGATATGGACTACGGTCACAGCGTGCTTTATTG TTATGAAATGCAAATTGAAAGCGGCTCTCAACGCCAAGGACTTGGTAAGTTCATGATGAACGTGCTGGAACAATGTGCACAACACTGGCATATGGACAAAGTGGTGCTAACAGTGCTGAAAAATAATACCAATGCTACAGCTTTCTTTAAAGCAATCGGCTACAGCTTGGATGAAACGTCGCCGGATGTACTGGAGAAAGCAGAATACGAAATATTAAGCAAGATTTTATAA
- the LOC129239395 gene encoding pterin-4-alpha-carbinolamine dehydratase isoform X2: MIFSSKLLRIYKTSKVFPSFKHAGVQQQFLNGKDITPAVDCSYLSRRYLVLCTLPKAVRTDTFGSDRQYSTVITQNPIPTKKKMAKLTEQERSEHLQPFLDAGWSLVDGGDATYKEYLFKDFNEAFSFMTGVAMVAEKRNHHPEWSNVYNKVQVKMSTHDAGGLTMKDISMMKYMEARAKCF; the protein is encoded by the exons ATgattttttcaagtaaattattaagaatttataaaacatCGAAAGTATTCCCAAGTTTCAAGCATGCTGGTGTACAACAACAATTCTTAAACGGCAAGGATATAACCCCCGCCGTCGATTGTTCCTACTTAAGCCGGCGATATCTAGTATTATGCAC TTTACCAAAGGCAGTGCGAACAGACACGTTTGGAAGTGATAGGCAATACTCCACAGTAATTACGCAGAATCCTATAccaacgaagaaaaaaatg GCAAAATTAACAGAACAAGAACGATCTGAACATCTTCAACCCTTTCTGGATGCTGGCTGGTCACTGGTAGATGGAGGTGATGCCACGTACAAAGAGTATTTGTTCAAAGATTTTAATGAAGCTTTTAGTTTTATGACTGGGGTAGCAATGGTTGCCGAAAAACGGAACCACCACCCAGAATGGAGTAAtgtgtataataaagtgcaagtgaaAATGTCTACACATGACGCTGGTGGCCTTACTATGAAAGACATCTCGATGATGAAATATATGGAGGCACGGGCCAAATGCTTCTAg
- the LOC129239395 gene encoding pterin-4-alpha-carbinolamine dehydratase isoform X1 — protein MIFSSKLLRIYKTSKVFPSFKHAGVQQQFLNGKDITPAVDCSYLSRRYLVLCTSLPKAVRTDTFGSDRQYSTVITQNPIPTKKKMAKLTEQERSEHLQPFLDAGWSLVDGGDATYKEYLFKDFNEAFSFMTGVAMVAEKRNHHPEWSNVYNKVQVKMSTHDAGGLTMKDISMMKYMEARAKCF, from the exons ATgattttttcaagtaaattattaagaatttataaaacatCGAAAGTATTCCCAAGTTTCAAGCATGCTGGTGTACAACAACAATTCTTAAACGGCAAGGATATAACCCCCGCCGTCGATTGTTCCTACTTAAGCCGGCGATATCTAGTATTATGCAC TAGTTTACCAAAGGCAGTGCGAACAGACACGTTTGGAAGTGATAGGCAATACTCCACAGTAATTACGCAGAATCCTATAccaacgaagaaaaaaatg GCAAAATTAACAGAACAAGAACGATCTGAACATCTTCAACCCTTTCTGGATGCTGGCTGGTCACTGGTAGATGGAGGTGATGCCACGTACAAAGAGTATTTGTTCAAAGATTTTAATGAAGCTTTTAGTTTTATGACTGGGGTAGCAATGGTTGCCGAAAAACGGAACCACCACCCAGAATGGAGTAAtgtgtataataaagtgcaagtgaaAATGTCTACACATGACGCTGGTGGCCTTACTATGAAAGACATCTCGATGATGAAATATATGGAGGCACGGGCCAAATGCTTCTAg
- the LOC129235767 gene encoding uncharacterized protein LOC129235767 has translation MKCIILLGVCLTLTALAIDAANTAATSKPFVRSRYSKRWRIVLTTESNINNSTSVTELPNAIGVGMSLEETTIVNKIESKGDTTTAGRVTLLPSVGSVVLKSTQMPGKGSHSTTTEHPKQPGSNGLPLDYDYYGNGGENEEEAAHK, from the exons ATGAAGTGCATTATTTTACTTGGCGTGTGTTTAACACTCACAGCGCTCGCAATTG ACGCTGCCAACACTGCAGCTACTTCGAAGCCTTTCGTACGCAGCCGTTACAGCAAACGTTGGCGCATCGTACTAACCACCGAGTCAAATATTAACAATAGCACCTCCGTCACTGAGCTACCGAATGCGATTGGAGTTGGTATGTCGCTCGAGGAAACTACTATAGTGAACAAAATAGAAAGCAAAGGCGATACAACGACTGCCGGACGTGTTACTTTGCTGCCGAGTGTCGGGTCTGTTGTTTTAAAGAGTACTCAAATGCCTGGGAAAGGGTCCCATAGCACCACTACCGAACATCCAAAGCAGCCTGGTTCAAACGGTTTACCGCTGGACTACGATTACTATGGAAATGGTGGCGAAAATGAAGAGGAAGCAGCACATAAATAA